ATTTTGATAGATAACACATACTTCATCAGTTGCCTCTTGAAATCCAATAGCAAGTACTCTGTAAAGCACTTGCGGGTTGCGATAATGGTAATAGAGCGCTCCTACTTGCACAAACTCTTGACCGTAGCGCTGTTTTAATTTCAGTGTC
This genomic stretch from Candidatus Dependentiae bacterium harbors:
- a CDS encoding DUF1653 domain-containing protein — encoded protein: MAHLDAETLKLKQRYGQEFVQVGALYYHYRNPQVLYRVLAIGFQEATDEVCVIYQNLENDVIWVRNLGSWLSSVTKDNQTVPRFTKVD